In the genome of Budorcas taxicolor isolate Tak-1 chromosome 7, Takin1.1, whole genome shotgun sequence, the window TTAGGTGTGGATGCAGTCTGGAATTTGTAAGGAAACAAAGTTGGGAAGCAGGAAGAATTGGGGTCGTGGAGAATACTGGGGTATTCCATAAATGGAGTTGTCTCAGTGTCTCAGTGTTAGGATTTGGGCGGGCTTTGGGGCTGACCACATGAAGTGGTGTATTCAGGAGAGTTGAGGTTCTAGGAGTTCTGGGTTGTCCGTTAGGTTGGCAAGTTTATAAGGACTGATGCCGGGGTTCAGATTAAGGTGGGGTGTCTGAGAACTGGATCTCGGCTGATTCTGGGGACCTAAGTGAGGttgcggaaaaggcaatggcaccccactccagtactcttggctggaaaatcccatggacggaggagcctggtaggctgcagtccatggggtcgctaagagtcggacacgactgagcgacttcactttcagttttctctttcctgcattggagaaggaaatggcagcccactccagtgttcttgcctggagaatcccagggacggcggagcctggtggactgccgtctatggggtcgcacagagtcggacacgactgaagccacttagcagtagcagcagcaagtgagGTTGGTTAGTCGGTAATTGCTGGAGCACCGCAAAACTAGGGGTTTCAGCCACCCCCAGAAGGTTCCCAGGAAATGCTCTAGCAGCATCCGCCAGAGCCCCTTTGTTCTCGCCACAGGCCAGGGGGCGGGCATGCGGAAGTAGGTCCCCTCCGCCCCGCCGCGagcctgccccgccccccactcACGGGCTCGGGGCTGCGGACCCGGCGCGTCTCTGTGCCCAGCGCCCACGCGCGGGAGGGGGCGGGACCGCTACAGGCCCGGCCCCCCAGTCATGAATATAAGGCACAGCCACGGTCTCCAGGGCCTGGGATTGGCCGGTGCAGCGCGGGGAGGAGAGCTCAGGGGCGGGGCCTAGGGGCGAAGTATATAAGGCCAGGAGCACAGCGCCCCCCTCCTCACTCGCGCGTTAGGAGGCTCGGGTCGTTTTGCTGTTCTGTCCTCCCGCCTGCGCCAGGGACCTGCCCAACTCAGTGGTGAGGGCCCTGGCGGCACCGGCTCCATGGGCCCAGGGCGGCGGGCGGCCTGCGGCTAGCTGGACGaggcggggcggcggcggcacGCCCTTGGGCGGGAGCGGTGCCAGGGCGGGCACCCCCTGGTGGGTGGAGGCGGGTGGAATCTGCCCCGCCAGCGGCGAGGGGCAACGTAGACCGGGTAGAGTCGTGGCCGGACGGCATTCTCTGTGGGCCAGGCCTTCCGCGAGCGTGACATCTCCGTAAAATGGCGGCCGCGAGCGGAGACGGTGCCTGTTGAAATGGCGGGAGCGCCGATGCCCGGATGGAGTGGCGCAGGCCGCGCGCGGGGGCGCATGCGCATGTTGGGCGTGGCCGGGCCAGGGCTCCTCCCCGCTTTCTTATTGGCGTTCTGCGAGGGTAACACAGCCCCGGTGCTACCCACGGCTAAAGTTTGGGTCCTGGTTTCGCGGCTGCAGGTCGCCTTCTGGCCTGTTACTGGCCCCTCAGCGGAAGCCTGTGTCCCATAAAGGGTCAATCTAAGCACCGCCCCACAATCCCGCCCTGCGTTGGCATCCCAGCACAGGCCCCCCGCGCCCCCTGCCACTCCCTGCACAGTACCCTCCAGTGGACCGAGCACTTCGCCATGATGTTCTGGTTAGGACTTAATCCTCCGATGTTTGCAGAGTGCGGAAGCCAGGGTGCACTCAGCCCATGGCAATGGTGGTCGATGCCCTCTTTAAGGGTCCAGTGTTAGACCTGTGAGGCTGTCATCAGGCTGGACTTTTGGGGTCCCATGGTCAAGTAGCACTGAGGAGCGCGGCAGACCCGCGGTTTGTACCCAGGTCTCGGAGCTCCCGAGTATTGACTGAGAGGGGTGGACTTGGCCCACGCACAGAGTAGAGGCAAGGGGCCCGAAGTGATAAAGGAATTAAGGGCTTGTTTGAGATGAAGTATTGGGTGTGCGCTTGGGACGGTTAAAGGGCAGCAAAAtaatttctcactgtttcccccgTGAGCATATGTTacttgtataaaataaaatagggagGGGTGAGTTTGGAAGCCCCTGCAGGACCTGAGTATTTCAATGGTGTTTGCCTCAGGCCACCATGGCATCAGATGAGGGCAAGCTTTTCGTCGGAGGGCTGAGTTTTGACACCAATGAGCAGTCACTGGAGCAGGTCTTCTCAAAGTATGGACAGATATCTGAAGGTGAGACTGGTGCCAGAGGAGGTGGCTAAGCAGGGCTGCATACAGGGAGGGCGGGGTCCTGACCTTAGACCTCTCTACTGCACAGTGGTGGTCGTGAAAGACAGGGAGACCCAGCGATCCAGGGGCTTTGGGTTTGTCACCTTTGAAAACATCGACGATGCCAAGGACGCCATGATGGCTATGAATGGGAAGGTGAGGGGTGGCCACTTTGGGGTCCGGAGGGTCTGGGCTGCAGACCTAGGGCTGGAGGTGCAGAGGCTTACTGTGTTCACTCTTGGTCTCCAGTCTGTGGATGGGCGGCAGATCCGGGTGGACCAGGCAGGCAAGTCATCTGATAACCGATCCCGTGGATACCGAGGTGGTTCTGCTGGAGGCCGGGGCTTCTTCCgtgggggccggggccggggccgtgGTTTCTCCAGAGGTGAGTGCCACCTGCGGGGATGAGGTGGGGGGCGTTGCTGCAGGAGCTCACACTTTTCCTCCTGTGCCCTCTGTAGGAGGTGGGGACCGCGGCTATGGGGGGAGCAGGTTCGAGTCCAGGAGTGGGGGCTATGGAGGCTCCAGAGACTACTACAGCAGGTGGGGGCAGCGGTCCtgcagagggtgggggcaggtggaAACCCCCTGAGGTGTCCTTCATGCCCATCTATGTCCTTCCGGCAGCCGGAGTCAGGGTGGCGGGTACGACCGGAGCTCTGGCGGGTCCTACAGAGATAGCTACGACAGTTACGGTAAGTGGTGCTCCATGGGCTGGTGGTGGGAGTTCAGTGCGCCTCGGTGCGCTCTGCCATTCTCGATCAGAGCTGGTTATTCTGCTGACCCTATAAGGGACAAGACTGCCCTCTCGGGTCTCCGTGCCAGCAGCCACTTCTGaccaaggagaaaagggagatcCAGGGCCTCCGAGCAGAGTGGGCAGGCAGCGTCCGTGCGTGTGGGCCATCGCCACCCTCGGCTGTGGGGGGGTTGgttgctcctgaggctgcaggGCTGGGCCCCCAGGGCCGGGCCAGGCGTGGACTGCTGCCTCTTGCCGTCTGCTTCCGCGCCTTTACACTGTGCCTGCTTCTTGTTCTCAGCTACACACAACGAGTAAAAATCCTTCCTGCTCGAGATCGTCCTTCCAATGGCTGTGTGTTTAAGGATTTGGGGAGCGCCGCTGCATCGTTAGTGTGTAGTGACCACGCCTCCTTGTGCCCACTTCTGTAGTCTTGTTGGTTCTGATCTTGTCAAACACAGCCTGACTGCTTCTGACCCCCAGATGGCCTCACTGCTGCCCTTTGCTTTTTAAGGAAGTGCATTCTGTTTTTAAgggtttttaaatcattttgaaacGCACTTCCGGTTTTACTTTTAACCTTTTTACCACTAGCCAAgagattttttagaaaataactgGGGGTTgtgagggttttgtttttgtttttggttgtgttgCTATTTTCGTTTCTTTTCAGCGGGGTCAACCCCGTGAGGTTGCTCTTTTTTTGAGGTTGAACGATCGAACTCTGGATCGCTCTCTTTGTCGGAAGCTGAGCAAGCTGTGGCTTTTT includes:
- the CIRBP gene encoding cold-inducible RNA-binding protein isoform X2 codes for the protein MASDEGKLFVGGLSFDTNEQSLEQVFSKYGQISEVVVVKDRETQRSRGFGFVTFENIDDAKDAMMAMNGKSVDGRQIRVDQAGKSSDNRSRGYRGGSAGGRGFFRGGRGRGRGFSRGGGDRGYGGSRFESRSGGYGGSRDYYSSRSQGGGYDRSSGGSYRDSYDSYAYGSCSPSEDRSVVRPTEPSETQAAPWASSYVEIVLSPRLNGSQCDPEEVWPENSVDLGSLSQEGPYPGSSQRHGCLPSQPVASDVLLARLGHRVQGVPGGQACGAGTAVCPHRRCVLTGDVTRKRGSHI
- the CIRBP gene encoding cold-inducible RNA-binding protein isoform X3, whose amino-acid sequence is MASDEGKLFVGGLSFDTNEQSLEQVFSKYGQISEVVVVKDRETQRSRGFGFVTFENIDDAKDAMMAMNGKSVDGRQIRVDQAGKSSDNRSRGYRGGSAGGRGFFRGGRGRGRGFSRGGGDRGYGGSRFESRSGGYGGSRDYYSSRSQGGGYDRSSGGSYRDSYDSYAYGSCSPSEDRSVVRPTEPSETQAAPWASSYVEIVLSPRLNGSQCDPEEVWPENSVDLGSLSQEGPYPGSSQRHGCLPSQPVAYVLLARLGHRVQGVPGGQACGAGTAVCPHRRCVLTGDVTRKRGSHI